The DNA region ATTCAGGGAAATAGAATGACAAATCGTCGCATGCTCTGGCAGCTTTATACGCCTTTTCTTGTAATTATCCTTGTATCACTAATATTTATCATTATTTATTCCACCCGTTCCATGAATAAATTTTATATCGGGGAAGCCACCACCAGCCTGGAAAGAGCCGCCAATCTTTTGCAGGAGCCGGTCAATAATCTTCTCGCGATCGGCGATACCACAGCGGTCGATACTCTCTGTATTCGACTGGGCAAACAAACCGCGACGCGTTATACGGTTATACTGGCCGATGGCAATGTTCTTGGAGACACCAATGAAGATCCTGCCCGAATGGAAAAACATGATACTCGCCCGGAAATAGCCCGCGCCCTCTCTGGGGAAACAGGTTCCTCGACTCGCTACAGCAATACCCTGCAAATTTCTCTTTTATATGTGGCGGTCCCGATTTTCAGGGATAATCGGGTCGATTTTGTTATCAGGGCGGCCATCCCGATTACCGCCCTTGGCACCGCCATGAATCGTATTACCTATGATATCGCCCTGGTCGGTCTGGTTATCGCCTTTCTCGCGGCCCTGGTTAGTCTCCTGGTTTCCCGCCGTATCAGCCGGCCTCTGGAGCAGTTGAAGACCGGAGCGGAACGTTTTGCCGGGGGAGATTTAACTTACAAATTGCCGATGCCGGCCGCCGAGGAAGTCCGCGGCCTGGCGGTGGCGATGAACCGGATGGCTGTTCAACTTGATGAACGTATCCGCACGATAATTCGACAGCGTAATGAGCAGGAGGCCATGCTGGCCAGTATGACCGAGGGCGTTCTTGCGGTGGATACCGGAAAACGGATACTCAGTATCAATCTCGCCGCGGCCCGCCTGTTTAATATCGATCTCAATAACACCATCGGACGCAGTATCCTGGAAATTATCCGAAATGCCGATCTGCCAAAATTGGTCAATCAGGCGCTGAATGCCGATAGCACCGTCGAAAGAGAAATCACCCTCAATGACAATGACGAACGTTTTCTCCAGGCCCACGGCACTCCTCTGCGCGACAGCCACGGCGACCGGATCGGGGCCATGATTGTTCTCAACGACCTCACCCGTATCCGTCGTCTGGAACGGATGCGTAAAGATTTTGTCGCCAATGTTTCCCATGAATTAAAAACCCCGGTAACTTCTATCAAAGGTTTTGTCGAAACCCTTCTGGATGGAGCCGTCGAAAACACCGATGATGCCGTCAAATTTTTAAATATTATCGCGCGCCAGGCGGACCGCCTCAATGCTATCATTGATGATATCCTGAGTCTGTCACGAATCGAGGAAGATTCGGAAAAAGGAACAATTGTCGTCGAAGAAAGAAATCTCAATAATATAGTCAAAGCGGCGGTGCAAACCTGTGAGTTGAAATCCAGGGAAAAGGAGATCAGGATTGATGTTGAATGCGGTAACCAGATCAAACACCGGATTAATGGACAGCTTTTGGAACAGGCACTTGTCAACCTGATCGATAACGCTATCAAATACAGCGAAAAGGGCAGCCCTGTTAAAATCGTCTGTGACCGGGATGAAAATGAAATTCGTATCGTTATTCAGGATAACGGCGTCGGTATCAGAAAGGAACACCTGCCTCGTATTTTTGAAAGATTTTATCGGGTCGATAAAGCCCGGAGCCGCAAAATAGGCGGGACCGGGCTCGGTCTGGCTATCGTCAAGCATATCGTTCTGGCTCACGGCGGACAGGTTACGGTGGATAGCACCCCGGGGCAGGGAAGTGCTTTTACTATCCATCTTCCTCTGTAAACCCTTGTATCATAATAAATAAGTTCAATCTTTTTTGCGCCCGGGATTATTGTTGGCCGGGTTCATTAATTCCTAATATTTAATCAAACGCTAACATTTCTCTAACAATCCAAAAGTTTAATCAGGCGACAGGTATGAACAAAAAAAAATATGATAATGCGATGGAAAGACAA from Candidatus Zixiibacteriota bacterium includes:
- a CDS encoding PAS domain-containing protein; this translates as MTNRRMLWQLYTPFLVIILVSLIFIIIYSTRSMNKFYIGEATTSLERAANLLQEPVNNLLAIGDTTAVDTLCIRLGKQTATRYTVILADGNVLGDTNEDPARMEKHDTRPEIARALSGETGSSTRYSNTLQISLLYVAVPIFRDNRVDFVIRAAIPITALGTAMNRITYDIALVGLVIAFLAALVSLLVSRRISRPLEQLKTGAERFAGGDLTYKLPMPAAEEVRGLAVAMNRMAVQLDERIRTIIRQRNEQEAMLASMTEGVLAVDTGKRILSINLAAARLFNIDLNNTIGRSILEIIRNADLPKLVNQALNADSTVEREITLNDNDERFLQAHGTPLRDSHGDRIGAMIVLNDLTRIRRLERMRKDFVANVSHELKTPVTSIKGFVETLLDGAVENTDDAVKFLNIIARQADRLNAIIDDILSLSRIEEDSEKGTIVVEERNLNNIVKAAVQTCELKSREKEIRIDVECGNQIKHRINGQLLEQALVNLIDNAIKYSEKGSPVKIVCDRDENEIRIVIQDNGVGIRKEHLPRIFERFYRVDKARSRKIGGTGLGLAIVKHIVLAHGGQVTVDSTPGQGSAFTIHLPL